In one window of Lewinella sp. 4G2 DNA:
- a CDS encoding valine--tRNA ligase, whose protein sequence is MPAPTTYTAADVESKWYQHWLEKNYFHSTPDEREPFTIVIPPPNVTGVLHMGHMLNNTIQDILIRKARLDGRNACWVPGTDHASIATEAKVVKKLREQGIKKSNLTREEFMKHAFAWKEEYGGIILKQLQELGASCDWERTRFTMEPELYKAVIKVFVNLHKKGKLYRGLRMTNWDPSAQTVLSNEEVIHTEENKNLYHVRYKVAGTDDEYITIATSRPETIMADTALAVNPKDERYTKYHGRKVIVPIVNREIPIIVDDYVALDFGTGALKVTPAHDMNDNALGEKYGLEVIDLLNPDGTLNENAQVCVGMDRDEARVEIVKMLKKSGDLLETKQYRTSVGRSERTNAVVEPRLTLQWFLKMEGMAATALHAVESGEVKFHPENMVNMYRSWLKPENVRDWCVSRQLWWGQRIPAWYWNDEVFVAETAEEALAEAQRKHATADIKMEDLQQDEDVLDTWFSSWLWPMSVFDGFKDTKELEYYYPTSDLVTGWDIMFFWVARMVMAGYEFSEELLPKDLIEQKGKMPFKNVYFTGMVRDEKRKKMSKSLGNSPDALELLKAYGADGVRFGMMRSAAAGNDIVFDAPVYSNDPAKKNTSELCNQGKKFCNKIFNANRLIQSFEQVDRAPDPVTVLAGEWLNAKLNQTITEVDRLLGEYRISEALATLYNFIWGDFCSWYLEAIKPADGKLSNETYELTISAFERMMTLLHPFMPFITEEVWHQLRERGEGDDCVVSTWPTAGAYDEQVIKDFTQLQDIISSMRDIRNQRGVNQREQLALFVQRSEATETLLGAVAGAKEFLQKSGVLESVALTDESPDNALPFLVGNDKGYLVLNETIDLEGERAKINEEIARLEKQVAGVTKKLSNERFVNNAPEAVVALEKKKLADWSAKIESLRAMV, encoded by the coding sequence ATGCCCGCACCGACTACCTACACCGCCGCCGACGTCGAATCAAAGTGGTACCAGCACTGGCTGGAGAAGAACTATTTCCACTCTACGCCCGATGAGCGCGAGCCCTTCACCATCGTCATCCCTCCGCCCAACGTGACCGGGGTACTGCACATGGGGCACATGCTGAACAACACGATTCAGGACATCCTGATCCGCAAGGCGCGGCTCGACGGGCGCAACGCCTGCTGGGTACCCGGTACCGACCACGCCTCCATTGCTACGGAAGCCAAGGTCGTCAAGAAACTACGGGAGCAGGGTATCAAGAAATCGAACCTGACGCGGGAGGAGTTCATGAAGCACGCCTTCGCCTGGAAGGAGGAATACGGCGGGATAATCCTCAAGCAACTGCAGGAACTCGGCGCCAGTTGCGACTGGGAACGAACTCGCTTTACGATGGAGCCGGAACTGTATAAGGCCGTCATCAAAGTCTTCGTCAACCTCCACAAAAAGGGGAAGCTCTACCGTGGGCTGCGCATGACGAACTGGGACCCCTCCGCCCAGACCGTTCTCTCCAACGAAGAGGTTATTCATACCGAGGAAAACAAGAACCTCTACCACGTTCGCTACAAGGTGGCGGGGACGGACGATGAATACATCACCATCGCCACCAGCCGGCCCGAGACGATCATGGCCGATACGGCCCTCGCCGTTAACCCGAAGGACGAGCGCTACACCAAGTACCACGGCCGCAAGGTCATCGTCCCCATCGTCAATCGGGAGATTCCCATCATTGTGGACGATTACGTCGCCCTCGATTTCGGTACCGGCGCCCTCAAGGTTACGCCGGCCCACGACATGAATGACAATGCCCTCGGCGAGAAGTACGGGCTGGAGGTCATCGATCTCCTTAACCCGGACGGGACCCTGAACGAGAACGCCCAGGTTTGCGTCGGGATGGACCGCGACGAGGCCCGCGTCGAGATCGTCAAAATGCTCAAGAAGAGTGGGGACCTGCTGGAAACCAAGCAGTACCGCACCTCCGTTGGCCGGAGTGAACGGACGAATGCCGTCGTCGAGCCCCGCCTGACGCTGCAGTGGTTCCTCAAGATGGAAGGCATGGCGGCTACGGCCCTTCACGCAGTTGAATCCGGTGAGGTCAAGTTCCACCCGGAGAATATGGTCAATATGTACCGGTCCTGGCTCAAGCCGGAGAACGTTCGCGACTGGTGCGTCAGCCGCCAACTCTGGTGGGGGCAGCGCATCCCCGCCTGGTACTGGAACGACGAGGTTTTCGTCGCCGAAACCGCCGAGGAAGCCCTGGCCGAAGCCCAGCGCAAACACGCTACGGCCGACATCAAAATGGAAGACCTGCAGCAGGATGAGGACGTCCTTGACACCTGGTTCTCCAGCTGGCTCTGGCCGATGTCCGTTTTCGACGGCTTCAAGGATACCAAGGAATTGGAGTACTACTACCCGACGAGCGACCTCGTTACGGGTTGGGATATCATGTTCTTCTGGGTCGCCCGTATGGTGATGGCCGGCTACGAATTCAGTGAAGAATTGTTGCCAAAGGATCTCATTGAGCAGAAGGGAAAGATGCCCTTTAAGAACGTCTACTTCACGGGGATGGTCCGGGATGAGAAGCGCAAGAAGATGTCAAAGTCTTTGGGTAACAGCCCGGATGCGCTCGAGTTGCTCAAAGCATACGGCGCGGATGGCGTCCGTTTTGGGATGATGCGCTCAGCCGCTGCGGGTAACGACATTGTCTTCGATGCCCCTGTTTATTCTAACGATCCAGCCAAGAAGAACACCTCCGAACTTTGCAACCAGGGTAAGAAGTTCTGTAATAAGATCTTCAACGCCAATCGCCTCATCCAGAGTTTTGAGCAGGTGGATCGTGCGCCCGACCCCGTCACCGTCCTCGCTGGCGAATGGCTCAACGCCAAGTTGAACCAGACGATTACTGAAGTCGATCGCCTCCTCGGTGAATACCGCATCAGTGAAGCCCTGGCTACGCTCTATAACTTCATCTGGGGCGATTTCTGCTCCTGGTACCTCGAGGCCATCAAGCCCGCCGACGGTAAACTGAGCAACGAGACCTATGAGCTAACCATCAGCGCTTTCGAGCGGATGATGACCTTGCTGCACCCCTTCATGCCCTTCATCACCGAAGAGGTTTGGCACCAACTGCGCGAGCGCGGCGAAGGGGATGATTGCGTCGTCAGTACCTGGCCCACAGCGGGGGCGTACGACGAGCAGGTCATCAAAGACTTCACGCAATTGCAGGACATCATCTCCAGCATGCGCGACATCCGTAACCAACGGGGCGTCAACCAGCGTGAGCAACTCGCCCTTTTCGTTCAGCGCAGCGAAGCCACGGAAACGTTACTGGGCGCTGTCGCGGGTGCCAAGGAGTTTTTGCAAAAGAGCGGTGTACTAGAAAGCGTTGCCCTGACGGACGAATCACCCGATAACGCCTTACCCTTCCTCGTTGGAAACGATAAAGGGTACCTCGTGCTCAACGAAACGATCGACCTCGAAGGCGAACGGGCCAAGATCAACGAAGAGATTGCCCGGTTGGAGAAGCAGGTTGCCGGCGTTACGAAAAAGCTTAGCAACGAACGCTTCGTGAATAATGCCCCGGAAGCCGTCGTCGCTTTGGAGAAGAAGAAATTGGCGGATTGGTCGGCCAAGATTGAGTCGTTGCGGGCGATGGTGTAA
- a CDS encoding SusC/RagA family TonB-linked outer membrane protein, with translation MRRFLLALGLLFSVVGIATAQKTVTGTVIDEEGESLIGVSILVKGTTTGTVTDLDGAYAVSVPTGAEQLIFSYTGYGTQEVAIDNRSVVNVTMASSAELLDEVIVTAYGVTSKEAFGGSADVIGAEDLEVRNVTSVVSALEGKATGVQFTSGTGGPGSSPNVFIRGIGTLNGSARPLYVVDGVQYEGDLSTINQEDIASLTVLKDASSTSLYGSRGANGVILITTKRGSRKGTRVSASVSHGLISNAIPFYDEVTPGEYYETMWEALRNSSAGGGDPQFASDNIFNSLGYNPFNVPNDQIVGTDGQLNPNAEVIYQSLDWYDQLQQDNPTRTNYALNVSSGGEDHSIFFSTSYLEEDSYVRTSEYDRFTSRVNADFDATDWLTIGGSANVVLTNAAGPSSAGTGSIVNPFGFAKNIGSIYPVFVNDRDGNLVRDAGGDPIFDSGEGFSEFGVGSRPINQGRHALQELLLNDERDRDNTYGFRFYSDLHLLKGLKLSLIYGRDINEGLEKEYENAIIGDAQPTGRYSETRFRRQTINFNQILNYTTSFSDVHNFEVLLGHESFDRTFSFNDVLAIDQVVEGIFEFDNFATPVSTGGATSQRTLEGYFAKLNYNYANKYYASFSARRDGSSVLLDNRWGNFFAGSLSWRLDQEQFIQDISWINRLKLRGSYGQVGNDNLNDFFLSRALYALSSNAGNPGLLFSEIGNAGLVWESTNSFDVALEFTILDNLLDGSVEYYNRETSNLLYDLPIALSNGANAFPGNVGGILNSGVEVGLQANLLRKGDLRWSVNTTLTTLHNEITDLPEPFVNGSKRWEEGRSRYDYYILHTAGVDPENGDQLFLVFELDEDGNSVPVLEEDGTQAVTNDWQATERAYTNTSSLPDLLGSVSTNLNYKGFGLNILMNYGIGGEILDFGYSAMMHSGNYGSSLHPDILNAWRAPGDVTDVPRLENGNSPNLVRASSTRFLTSASFWAIRNVNLSYTFDRSVTDRIGLDDLRVSLTGENLFISSERNGLNPQFNLAGTPSGNTFSPSRVISVGLNANF, from the coding sequence ATGAGACGATTTCTACTAGCCTTAGGGCTATTGTTCTCCGTCGTGGGCATTGCCACGGCACAAAAAACGGTTACCGGTACGGTGATCGACGAGGAGGGCGAGAGCCTGATCGGCGTCAGTATCCTGGTGAAGGGAACGACCACCGGCACGGTGACGGACCTAGACGGTGCTTACGCTGTTAGCGTACCTACTGGTGCGGAACAACTTATTTTTAGCTACACGGGCTACGGCACGCAGGAAGTGGCGATTGACAACCGCTCCGTAGTCAACGTAACCATGGCTTCCTCCGCTGAATTGCTCGACGAAGTCATCGTAACTGCTTACGGCGTAACCTCCAAAGAAGCCTTCGGTGGCTCCGCCGACGTGATTGGTGCTGAGGACCTCGAAGTTCGTAACGTTACTTCCGTCGTTTCCGCCCTGGAGGGTAAAGCAACGGGTGTACAGTTTACGTCTGGTACCGGCGGCCCCGGTTCCTCCCCCAACGTCTTTATTCGCGGTATCGGTACCCTGAACGGTAGCGCCCGCCCACTATACGTGGTGGATGGCGTCCAGTACGAAGGTGACCTGAGTACGATTAACCAGGAGGACATTGCTTCCCTGACAGTGCTTAAGGACGCTTCTTCTACTTCGCTTTATGGCTCCCGTGGTGCAAATGGTGTGATCCTGATCACGACCAAGCGTGGCTCCCGGAAGGGCACCCGCGTTTCCGCTTCCGTATCCCACGGTTTGATCTCCAACGCGATTCCTTTCTACGACGAAGTAACGCCCGGTGAGTACTACGAAACGATGTGGGAAGCCCTGCGTAACTCCAGCGCCGGTGGTGGTGACCCCCAGTTTGCCAGCGACAACATCTTCAACTCTCTGGGTTACAACCCCTTCAACGTACCTAACGACCAGATCGTAGGTACAGACGGTCAGTTGAACCCCAACGCGGAGGTGATTTACCAAAGCCTGGACTGGTACGATCAGCTCCAGCAGGACAACCCTACGCGGACGAACTACGCCCTGAACGTATCCAGCGGTGGTGAAGACCACAGCATCTTTTTCTCTACCTCCTACCTGGAGGAAGACAGTTACGTACGTACTTCCGAGTACGACCGCTTCACCAGCCGCGTGAATGCGGACTTTGACGCTACTGATTGGCTGACGATTGGTGGTAGTGCCAACGTCGTTCTTACCAATGCTGCTGGCCCCAGTTCTGCCGGTACCGGAAGCATCGTGAACCCCTTCGGTTTTGCGAAGAACATTGGTTCTATCTACCCAGTATTCGTGAATGACCGCGATGGTAATCTTGTCCGCGATGCTGGCGGAGACCCCATTTTTGACTCCGGCGAAGGCTTCTCTGAGTTCGGTGTCGGTTCCCGCCCGATCAACCAGGGCCGCCACGCGCTCCAGGAATTGCTGCTGAACGACGAGCGTGACCGGGACAACACTTACGGCTTCCGTTTCTACTCTGACTTGCACCTGCTTAAAGGTCTCAAACTGAGCCTGATCTACGGACGGGACATCAACGAGGGCCTCGAGAAAGAATACGAGAACGCCATCATTGGTGACGCTCAGCCTACCGGTCGCTACAGCGAGACGCGTTTCCGCCGCCAGACGATCAACTTCAACCAGATCCTGAACTACACGACTAGTTTCAGCGACGTGCACAACTTTGAAGTACTTCTGGGCCACGAATCATTCGACCGTACCTTCTCTTTTAACGACGTGCTGGCCATTGACCAGGTTGTGGAAGGTATCTTCGAATTTGACAACTTCGCTACGCCAGTATCTACTGGTGGTGCCACATCTCAGCGTACGCTGGAAGGTTACTTTGCCAAGTTGAACTACAACTACGCTAACAAGTACTACGCCAGCTTCTCGGCGCGCCGTGATGGTTCTTCCGTCCTGCTCGACAACCGTTGGGGCAACTTCTTTGCCGGTAGCCTTTCGTGGCGTTTGGATCAGGAGCAGTTCATTCAGGATATCTCCTGGATCAACCGCCTGAAGCTCCGTGGCTCTTACGGCCAGGTGGGTAACGATAACCTGAATGACTTCTTCCTTTCACGCGCTCTTTACGCGCTGTCGTCCAATGCCGGTAACCCCGGCCTGTTGTTCTCAGAGATCGGTAACGCCGGTCTGGTATGGGAATCAACGAATAGCTTCGACGTAGCCCTCGAGTTTACCATCCTGGATAACCTCCTGGACGGCTCGGTAGAATACTACAACCGGGAGACGTCCAACCTGCTCTACGATCTGCCGATTGCCCTTAGTAACGGTGCCAATGCTTTCCCCGGAAACGTAGGTGGTATTTTGAACTCCGGAGTTGAGGTCGGCCTACAAGCCAACCTGCTGCGCAAGGGCGACCTGCGCTGGTCCGTCAATACGACCCTGACTACGCTGCATAATGAGATCACGGACCTCCCCGAACCATTCGTAAATGGCTCCAAGCGTTGGGAAGAAGGCCGTTCACGTTACGATTACTACATCCTCCACACGGCGGGTGTTGACCCCGAGAACGGTGACCAGTTATTCCTCGTATTTGAATTGGACGAAGACGGCAACAGCGTTCCCGTACTCGAAGAAGACGGTACGCAGGCAGTAACTAACGACTGGCAGGCCACCGAGCGCGCGTACACCAACACGAGCTCACTTCCCGACCTGCTCGGTAGCGTTTCTACGAACCTGAACTACAAAGGCTTCGGTCTGAACATCCTGATGAACTACGGTATCGGTGGTGAGATCCTCGACTTTGGTTACTCGGCTATGATGCACTCCGGTAACTACGGAAGTAGCCTCCACCCCGATATCCTCAATGCCTGGCGTGCACCCGGTGACGTGACTGACGTCCCCCGCCTCGAGAATGGTAACAGCCCGAACCTCGTCCGAGCTTCTTCTACCCGCTTCCTGACGAGCGCCAGTTTCTGGGCCATCCGTAACGTTAACCTCAGCTATACCTTCGACCGCAGCGTAACAGACCGAATCGGTTTGGATGACCTTCGCGTTTCCCTGACCGGTGAAAACCTCTTCATCAGTTCCGAACGTAACGGTCTTAACCCACAGTTCAACCTTGCTGGTACACCTTCCGGTAACACTTTCAGCCCATCCCGCGTGATCTCCGTTGGGCTCAACGCTAACTTCTAA
- a CDS encoding RagB/SusD family nutrient uptake outer membrane protein, whose amino-acid sequence MLSNIKYPFLLFTALICFSCEEEFLDTTPTDAIASESALATEANIELVLNGMHRTMYAQSQTVLPGGDDAASTARANDHYWVPLGDNLGGGLIHSADANNLGWRTMAQWLGHTDQTSLTNQIHWYHRYNIITNANSIINRIAEGDLPVTPNLNQILGQALTYRAFAYLDLVQHYGKGYLIGNPSSDPGVPILFSSESPFESAPRSTVQEVYDQVNTDLDAAIEVFGDAAARPTGSAFHKANLNIDVAWGLKARTALASGDWATAAEAARNARADYPIMGEGDWKAGFNTTLLPEVMWGSNVITTETTFFRSYFYLASNTFNGSQVRNNPKIADRRLVDAIPETDYRKDVFLPDAPNSNLSAANGMGGFANNTNPLYTTQEEFDAEIARLASVWGWTSRHNTHPYMHVKLRQVIPGGIAPDDIIYMRASEMYLIEAEAEAMMNDLSGAVAALAPLATERDSEWDGDDFDDSQDDFIEHIKFQRGVELWGEGFLFQDKIRWDDGIDHSADGGSGASQTLYQNGYIVAKPSENPAWVWKIPQREIDANDFITPADQNP is encoded by the coding sequence ATGTTGTCTAATATAAAATATCCCTTTCTGCTCTTCACGGCGCTGATCTGCTTCTCGTGTGAGGAAGAGTTTCTTGATACTACCCCAACGGACGCCATTGCGTCTGAATCTGCTCTCGCTACCGAAGCGAATATCGAGCTGGTCCTCAACGGTATGCACCGTACGATGTACGCCCAGTCTCAGACGGTACTGCCCGGTGGTGACGATGCGGCCAGCACGGCGCGCGCTAACGATCACTACTGGGTACCGCTAGGTGATAACCTCGGTGGTGGTCTCATCCACAGTGCTGACGCTAACAACCTTGGATGGCGTACCATGGCTCAGTGGCTCGGCCACACGGATCAGACGTCGCTGACCAATCAGATCCACTGGTACCACCGGTACAATATCATCACCAACGCTAACTCCATCATCAACCGCATTGCGGAGGGTGACTTGCCAGTAACGCCGAACCTGAACCAGATCCTGGGCCAGGCACTGACCTATCGCGCCTTTGCATACCTGGACCTCGTGCAGCACTACGGTAAAGGTTACCTGATCGGTAACCCTTCTTCCGACCCCGGGGTACCCATTTTGTTCTCTTCCGAGTCTCCCTTTGAGAGTGCTCCCCGTTCTACGGTGCAGGAAGTTTACGACCAGGTAAATACGGACCTGGACGCGGCCATCGAAGTTTTCGGTGACGCGGCGGCTCGCCCTACCGGATCTGCCTTCCACAAGGCTAACCTGAACATTGACGTAGCCTGGGGACTGAAGGCACGAACTGCTCTCGCCTCCGGTGACTGGGCAACGGCTGCCGAAGCTGCTCGCAACGCACGTGCGGATTACCCCATCATGGGTGAAGGTGATTGGAAAGCTGGTTTCAACACGACGCTGCTTCCCGAAGTGATGTGGGGTAGCAACGTAATCACGACGGAGACGACCTTCTTCCGTTCTTACTTCTACCTGGCGTCTAACACCTTCAACGGTAGCCAGGTACGGAATAACCCGAAGATCGCCGACCGCCGCTTGGTGGACGCCATCCCCGAAACGGATTACCGTAAGGATGTCTTCCTGCCGGATGCGCCAAACAGCAACCTCTCCGCCGCTAATGGCATGGGTGGTTTCGCGAACAACACCAACCCACTCTACACCACACAAGAGGAATTTGATGCGGAGATTGCCCGCTTGGCTTCCGTGTGGGGTTGGACGAGCCGCCACAACACGCACCCCTACATGCACGTGAAACTGCGCCAGGTGATCCCCGGTGGCATCGCACCCGATGATATCATCTACATGCGTGCTTCCGAGATGTACCTGATCGAAGCGGAAGCCGAGGCCATGATGAATGACCTTTCCGGTGCCGTTGCTGCTCTCGCTCCCCTTGCCACCGAGCGTGACTCGGAGTGGGACGGTGATGACTTCGACGACAGCCAGGATGACTTCATCGAGCACATCAAGTTCCAGCGCGGCGTCGAGCTGTGGGGAGAAGGTTTCCTCTTCCAGGACAAGATCCGTTGGGATGATGGTATCGACCACAGCGCGGACGGTGGTTCCGGTGCTTCACAGACGCTTTACCAGAATGGTTACATCGTAGCCAAGCCTTCCGAAAACCCAGCCTGGGTATGGAAGATCCCCCAGCGGGAGATTGATGCCAACGACTTCATCACCCCCGCCGATCAGAACCCCTAG
- a CDS encoding RNA polymerase sigma factor, which translates to MPANYDQHLPAILNGCLKGQRSSQHDLYKLYYGYGMSVAIRYVEEEAEALSIVNDSFMKVYKNLKKYDRTQPYKPWFRKIIVNTAINQLKRQKKYGMETGMDEAGDLADRENILSQIGYQELITLVQSLSASYRAVFNMYVIDGFRHEEIAKTLGISVSTSKSNLVRARRKLRELLQQQLSTTNA; encoded by the coding sequence ATGCCCGCTAACTACGACCAACATTTACCGGCCATACTGAATGGTTGCCTCAAAGGGCAGCGCAGTAGCCAGCACGATCTGTACAAACTCTACTACGGGTACGGTATGAGCGTTGCGATCCGGTACGTGGAGGAAGAAGCGGAGGCGCTGTCGATTGTCAATGATTCCTTCATGAAAGTGTACAAGAACCTCAAGAAATATGATCGCACGCAGCCATACAAACCCTGGTTTCGCAAGATCATCGTCAACACCGCCATCAACCAGTTGAAGCGGCAGAAAAAATACGGTATGGAGACGGGAATGGACGAAGCCGGTGACCTCGCGGACCGCGAAAATATCCTCAGCCAGATTGGCTACCAGGAACTCATTACCCTCGTGCAATCCCTCAGCGCTTCCTACCGCGCAGTATTTAATATGTACGTCATTGACGGTTTCCGCCACGAGGAGATCGCCAAAACTTTAGGTATTTCGGTCTCTACCTCCAAATCAAACCTCGTTCGCGCCCGACGCAAGTTGCGCGAGCTACTTCAACAACAACTCTCCACAACAAATGCCTGA